One region of Termitidicoccus mucosus genomic DNA includes:
- a CDS encoding alpha/beta hydrolase fold domain-containing protein — MTTRFCLKHAILCMCLAGAASADGVLEPAPPGAPRPRHPAFAKVEDTPGLPRVLLLGDSISIGYTLPVRERLKDVANVHRAPANCADTANGLRQLDRWLGSGKWDVIHFNFGLHDIKYLDKTGKYVPPSEGTQVASPEQYEKNLRELVRRLKKNGAALIFATSTPVPDGAEGRVKGDAARYNQIAVKIMQQERVAINDLFTLASEKQAEIQLERNVHFTPQGYQLLAEQVAEKIRDALAGKIRVVRDVEFLEPDRAEKLDLYRPPMETEKKGQFPALIWIHGGGWAGGEKDARREQVIGGALARAGYVVASIDYKLGRTENAWPQNLLDCKNAVRFLRANAEKYNIDPDRIAVGGGSAGGHLALMVGLTAGQKDLEPVAPYPGVSNAVRCVLNFYGVTNLLTRRETRPDGTPTDKLKSGGGLLRAFGAKSANDPVLRLASPVSHINRSSVPVLTLHGRADTTVDYMQAEELDRELTKCGVPHETIWLDGIGHTFDLETWKDKKLPRDIKPDVLEFLARYMK; from the coding sequence ATGACAACACGCTTTTGTCTCAAGCATGCCATCCTGTGCATGTGTCTTGCCGGCGCCGCCAGTGCCGATGGCGTGCTGGAACCCGCTCCGCCCGGCGCGCCCAGGCCCCGCCATCCGGCTTTCGCCAAGGTCGAGGACACACCCGGCCTGCCCCGCGTGCTGCTGCTCGGCGACTCCATCTCCATCGGCTACACCCTGCCGGTGCGGGAACGACTCAAGGATGTGGCCAATGTCCACCGCGCGCCCGCAAACTGCGCGGACACCGCCAACGGACTGCGACAGCTTGACCGCTGGCTCGGTTCGGGAAAATGGGACGTGATTCATTTCAACTTCGGCCTGCACGATATAAAGTATCTCGACAAAACCGGGAAGTATGTACCGCCCTCCGAGGGAACCCAGGTGGCTTCGCCGGAACAATATGAAAAAAATCTCCGGGAGCTGGTCCGGCGTCTGAAAAAAAACGGCGCGGCTTTGATTTTTGCCACCTCCACGCCCGTGCCGGACGGCGCCGAGGGCCGGGTGAAGGGCGACGCCGCGCGCTATAACCAAATCGCCGTGAAAATCATGCAACAAGAGCGTGTGGCAATAAACGACCTGTTCACGCTCGCCTCGGAAAAACAGGCGGAAATACAGTTGGAACGAAACGTCCATTTCACGCCGCAGGGTTATCAACTGCTGGCGGAACAGGTGGCGGAAAAAATCCGCGACGCGCTGGCGGGGAAAATCCGTGTCGTTCGCGATGTGGAGTTCTTGGAACCGGACCGCGCCGAAAAACTCGATCTCTACCGCCCGCCGATGGAAACGGAGAAAAAAGGACAATTCCCCGCGCTGATATGGATTCACGGCGGCGGCTGGGCGGGCGGAGAAAAAGACGCGCGCCGCGAACAGGTTATCGGCGGCGCGCTTGCCCGCGCCGGCTACGTGGTCGCGAGCATTGATTACAAACTTGGCCGGACGGAGAATGCCTGGCCGCAAAACCTGCTCGATTGCAAAAACGCGGTGCGGTTCCTGCGCGCCAATGCCGAAAAATACAATATAGATCCCGACCGCATCGCGGTCGGCGGCGGCTCGGCCGGCGGGCATCTCGCGCTCATGGTCGGCCTGACCGCCGGACAAAAGGACCTGGAGCCCGTCGCGCCGTATCCCGGTGTGTCAAACGCGGTGCGGTGCGTGCTTAATTTCTATGGTGTCACCAATTTGCTTACCCGCCGGGAGACCCGGCCCGACGGTACGCCCACCGACAAGTTGAAGAGTGGCGGCGGACTGCTGCGCGCTTTCGGCGCAAAATCCGCGAACGACCCCGTGCTGCGTCTCGCGTCGCCCGTCTCGCATATCAACCGGAGCAGCGTCCCCGTCCTCACGCTGCACGGACGGGCGGACACCACCGTCGATTACATGCAGGCCGAGGAGCTTGACCGTGAATTGACAAAGTGCGGTGTTCCCCACGAAACCATTTGGCTCGATGGCATCGGGCACACATTTGATTTGGAGACGTGGAAAGACAAAAAACTCCCGCGCGACATCAAACCGGATGTGCTCGAATTTCTCGCCCGGTATATGAAATAA
- a CDS encoding glycoside hydrolase family 88 protein — MPLPTEPSLKNPTPLIEDNFTAAVRLYSELLSATAGAGKIPRTFENGKLVFVDYKDWTSGFFPGALWLIYEHTREPRWKKAALDYTNRVAPAAKLTDTHDLGFMLYCSHGHALRFTRNRAHRDILLEGAKNLANRFNPAARTIRSWDHYADRWRHPVIIDNLMNLEFLLWAAREVNEPRYREIAIGHAHQTLANHFRQDGSCYHVVGYDPESGAPVIKETFQGYANESSWARGQGWALYGYTMLYRETRNPLYLKQAHASARFIRTHPRLPSDKIPLWDFDAPAAPEPPRDASAAAVIASGLIELADYSEPDTAQRYRELAWRQLVSLSSPGYRAAPGENGGFILKHSTGNFNKNSEVDTPLNYADYYFLEALLRLKARAQNAKPSPAG, encoded by the coding sequence ATGCCACTCCCAACCGAACCGTCATTGAAAAATCCAACGCCTCTGATTGAGGACAATTTTACCGCCGCCGTGCGCCTTTATTCCGAATTGTTGAGCGCCACCGCCGGTGCCGGCAAAATCCCGCGCACGTTTGAAAACGGCAAACTTGTTTTTGTTGATTACAAAGACTGGACCAGCGGCTTTTTCCCCGGCGCGCTCTGGCTGATTTACGAGCACACCCGCGAGCCGCGCTGGAAAAAAGCCGCGCTGGATTACACAAACCGTGTCGCGCCCGCCGCGAAACTGACCGACACGCATGACCTCGGCTTCATGCTTTATTGCTCGCACGGCCATGCGCTGCGTTTCACCCGCAACCGCGCGCATCGCGATATTCTTCTTGAGGGCGCAAAAAATCTCGCCAACCGCTTCAATCCTGCCGCGCGCACCATTCGCTCATGGGATCACTATGCCGACCGCTGGCGGCATCCGGTGATTATAGACAACCTGATGAACCTCGAATTTCTCCTGTGGGCCGCGCGCGAGGTAAACGAGCCGCGTTATCGCGAAATCGCCATCGGGCACGCGCACCAAACGCTCGCGAATCATTTCCGGCAGGATGGCAGTTGCTACCACGTTGTTGGCTACGATCCGGAAAGCGGCGCGCCTGTCATCAAGGAAACCTTCCAGGGTTACGCCAACGAGTCGTCCTGGGCGCGCGGCCAAGGCTGGGCACTTTACGGTTACACAATGTTATATCGGGAGACACGCAATCCGCTTTATTTGAAACAGGCGCACGCCAGCGCGCGTTTCATCCGCACGCACCCGCGCCTGCCCTCCGACAAGATTCCTCTCTGGGATTTCGACGCGCCGGCCGCGCCCGAGCCGCCGCGCGACGCCTCCGCCGCGGCCGTGATCGCATCCGGTCTCATCGAGCTGGCGGACTATTCCGAGCCGGATACCGCGCAACGCTACCGCGAACTCGCCTGGCGGCAGCTCGTCTCGCTTTCCTCCCCCGGCTACCGGGCTGCGCCGGGTGAAAACGGCGGTTTCATCCTGAAACATTCCACCGGCAACTTTAACAAAAACAGCGAGGTGGATACGCCGTTGAATTACGCCGATTATTATTTTCTGGAGGCGCTGCTCCGCCTGAAGGCCCGCGCCCAAAACGCCAAACCTTCGCCCGCCGGTTAG
- a CDS encoding TonB-dependent siderophore receptor — MNITPSHLARLAVILVLPLTFSPALPAQQTQSESPVAMPPPGADDEIIELTPFEVTGEPDPYAATRAVSATRFATEIQRVPVSLQVLTEQFMDDIGAVSLEEVFNHATSVTYDQTGSQEASGGNSYNVRGFKAPEARVNGFRGGGLYINRAVVDRMEIARGPQAVLYGQGSAGGTINTITKAPRFKQKGVAKLTLGSYQFEQWDLDLGGPITKNLAYRLVTQYHYNERLNDWHFMEDKVIYPALTWKAGKRVVVNVRYNHLERDTNRLNAPYNAYEYGLQDYYPTPTGVAPNDLDPILPGEDPSRTTQKGRYYVRELGRKVNLSGPYSRYQYDINSASGDISVRITDFLTYRGAAQYADTDRLVNDIVGEPNMYRYTARTGGASGRYRHRELNNEDIEMRHDFLFNFNREKFGLKILAGFEKSWLDYSRLEVETPTSSARVVPITGIYAEQLDKLWASRPGWSVASLLAAGTSELIGYPNDLSFTLPSYPDGYIGADGQFVRSPNGPPSLEKTVSTAYYATMMLDVLGDRLHVLGGIRYDDNDFTVITQTNNPAREFLYSEDFDIEKSSWQAGLTFDVTKTISLYSTYSTIFAPNNMSDRDNKPLGPQTGKGLDVGIKASLLRGKLTGSVVWFHTTRAGIPRSTREDANSPYYTYLSGKEQAQGVEIEINCQPLPGWRVMANVSFLDGEILSNDEDPRTEGWDLTGAPDTKVNLWTTYKFSRTFLKGLTVGFGLNHAASAPVHGGKWESYYMRTDAYTVYRASLSYPFRINNYRLTVGLRGENLFDKEYIERQWSWGKERTITGFLQVTF; from the coding sequence ATGAACATCACCCCCTCCCATCTTGCAAGACTCGCCGTCATCCTCGTGCTGCCGCTGACGTTCTCCCCCGCCCTCCCCGCGCAACAAACACAATCCGAGTCCCCGGTGGCGATGCCGCCGCCGGGCGCGGACGATGAAATCATCGAGCTGACCCCTTTCGAGGTCACCGGCGAACCCGACCCCTACGCGGCGACGCGGGCCGTCTCCGCCACCCGCTTCGCCACCGAAATCCAGCGTGTGCCGGTCAGCTTGCAAGTGCTCACCGAGCAATTCATGGACGACATCGGTGCCGTCAGCCTTGAGGAAGTTTTCAACCACGCCACCAGCGTCACCTACGATCAGACCGGCAGCCAGGAGGCGAGCGGCGGCAATTCATATAATGTTCGCGGCTTCAAGGCGCCCGAGGCCCGCGTGAACGGCTTTCGCGGCGGCGGCTTGTATATAAACCGAGCAGTCGTGGACCGCATGGAAATCGCGCGCGGCCCGCAGGCCGTCTTATACGGCCAGGGTTCCGCCGGCGGCACCATCAACACCATCACCAAGGCGCCGCGTTTCAAGCAAAAGGGCGTCGCAAAACTCACCCTCGGCTCGTATCAATTCGAACAATGGGACCTCGACCTCGGCGGTCCCATCACCAAGAACCTCGCCTACCGCCTCGTCACGCAATATCATTACAACGAGCGCTTGAACGACTGGCATTTCATGGAGGACAAGGTGATTTATCCCGCGCTCACGTGGAAAGCCGGCAAGCGCGTGGTGGTCAACGTCCGCTATAATCATTTGGAGCGCGACACCAACCGCCTCAACGCGCCCTACAACGCCTACGAATACGGATTGCAGGATTATTATCCCACGCCCACCGGCGTCGCGCCGAATGATTTGGACCCCATTCTTCCGGGCGAAGACCCAAGCAGGACCACTCAAAAGGGCCGCTATTATGTCAGGGAACTCGGCCGCAAGGTCAATCTCTCCGGCCCGTATTCGCGCTACCAATACGACATCAATTCCGCCAGCGGCGACATCTCCGTCCGCATCACCGATTTCCTCACCTACCGCGGCGCCGCGCAATATGCCGACACCGACCGCCTGGTGAACGACATTGTGGGCGAGCCGAACATGTATCGCTACACCGCCCGCACGGGCGGCGCCTCCGGCCGTTACCGGCATCGCGAACTCAACAACGAGGACATCGAGATGCGCCACGATTTTCTGTTTAATTTCAACCGGGAAAAATTCGGCCTCAAAATACTCGCTGGTTTTGAAAAATCGTGGCTCGACTACAGCCGCCTCGAAGTCGAGACGCCGACAAGCTCCGCCAGGGTCGTGCCCATCACCGGCATTTATGCGGAGCAACTTGACAAACTTTGGGCAAGCCGCCCCGGTTGGTCGGTGGCCAGCCTGCTTGCCGCCGGCACTTCGGAACTCATCGGCTATCCAAACGACTTATCTTTCACCCTCCCTTCCTACCCCGACGGATACATCGGCGCGGACGGCCAGTTTGTCCGCTCGCCCAACGGCCCGCCCTCCCTCGAAAAAACTGTCTCCACCGCCTACTACGCCACCATGATGCTCGACGTGCTTGGTGACCGCCTGCACGTGCTCGGCGGCATCCGCTACGATGACAACGACTTCACCGTCATCACCCAAACCAACAACCCCGCCCGCGAGTTTTTATACAGTGAGGATTTCGACATCGAGAAATCCTCCTGGCAGGCCGGCCTCACGTTTGATGTCACGAAAACCATCAGTTTGTATTCAACCTACAGCACCATTTTCGCGCCCAACAACATGTCCGACCGCGACAACAAGCCGCTCGGCCCGCAAACCGGCAAGGGCCTCGACGTCGGCATCAAGGCCTCCCTCCTCCGCGGCAAACTCACCGGCTCGGTCGTCTGGTTTCACACCACGCGCGCCGGCATTCCGCGCTCCACGCGCGAGGACGCCAACAGCCCGTATTACACCTACCTCTCCGGCAAGGAGCAGGCGCAGGGTGTCGAGATTGAAATCAATTGCCAGCCGCTGCCGGGGTGGCGGGTCATGGCCAACGTCTCGTTTCTCGACGGCGAAATCCTCTCCAACGACGAGGACCCGCGCACCGAAGGCTGGGACTTGACCGGCGCGCCCGACACCAAGGTCAACCTTTGGACGACCTACAAGTTCTCCCGGACTTTCCTGAAAGGGCTGACCGTGGGCTTCGGCCTGAACCACGCGGCCTCGGCCCCGGTGCATGGTGGAAAATGGGAAAGTTACTACATGCGCACCGACGCCTACACCGTCTATCGTGCGTCGTTGAGCTATCCTTTCCGCATAAACAACTACCGCCTCACCGTCGGCCTGCGCGGCGAAAACCTTTTCGACAAGGAATACATCGAGCGCCAATGGTCGTGGGGCAAGGAGCGCACCATCACCGGCTTTTTGCAGGTCACGTTTTGA
- a CDS encoding class I mannose-6-phosphate isomerase, translating into MNILAPFWEILPARVRRNYHGGALLSAFNGGAAERDGDCPEDWIASAVVARNPGMPPVPDEGLTRVRSAHGEIRLLASLLEAEPAYYLGESHWHKRGAELGFLAKLLDSSMRLHVQAHPSAAFSQKHLNSRYGKFESYVILGFREGVSPYLRLGFQHAPSPQTWRRIIENQDIAAMDACFDPIPLNIGEIWIVPGGMPHAIGEGVLMLEVMEPSDWVVRCEFSRNGVVVPPEGRFMGRDLDFCLRIFDYTQYSVEEVRQRCQLQPALLEAADYLTVEELVGRAHTDCFSVRRYRFSGGGPLPDSSSIRLLLVVSGEGTLACGGQETPLRRGRRFILPANGPRAEVSLPTGASLELLVCHP; encoded by the coding sequence GTGAACATACTCGCACCGTTCTGGGAAATACTACCTGCGCGCGTGCGTCGCAATTACCACGGCGGGGCGCTCTTGTCGGCGTTCAACGGCGGGGCGGCGGAGCGCGATGGGGATTGTCCGGAGGATTGGATCGCATCCGCCGTCGTGGCCAGGAATCCGGGCATGCCTCCCGTGCCGGATGAAGGGCTCACCCGGGTGCGATCCGCTCATGGCGAAATCCGGCTGCTGGCCTCGCTACTGGAAGCGGAACCCGCCTACTACCTCGGAGAGAGTCACTGGCACAAGCGAGGGGCGGAACTGGGCTTTCTGGCCAAGCTGCTGGATTCCTCGATGCGCCTTCATGTGCAAGCGCATCCTTCGGCTGCGTTTTCACAGAAGCATCTGAATTCCCGCTACGGGAAGTTCGAGTCCTATGTCATTCTCGGGTTCAGGGAGGGGGTGTCCCCTTATTTGCGTCTGGGTTTCCAGCATGCGCCCTCTCCGCAAACCTGGCGGCGGATCATCGAAAATCAGGACATCGCCGCCATGGACGCCTGTTTCGACCCCATCCCGCTCAACATCGGTGAAATATGGATCGTGCCTGGCGGGATGCCGCATGCCATAGGAGAGGGCGTCCTGATGCTGGAGGTGATGGAGCCCTCGGATTGGGTCGTGCGTTGCGAGTTTTCCAGAAACGGAGTAGTTGTCCCTCCCGAAGGCAGGTTTATGGGGCGCGATCTTGATTTTTGCCTGCGTATCTTTGACTACACGCAATATTCCGTCGAGGAGGTCAGACAACGCTGCCAACTGCAACCGGCCCTGCTGGAGGCGGCGGACTATCTGACGGTGGAGGAGCTGGTCGGACGCGCTCATACCGACTGTTTCAGCGTCCGAAGATACCGCTTTAGCGGCGGAGGTCCGTTACCGGACTCGTCCTCCATCCGGCTCCTGCTTGTTGTCTCGGGCGAAGGCACGCTTGCGTGCGGAGGACAGGAAACACCGCTCAGGCGCGGGCGGAGATTCATTTTGCCCGCCAATGGCCCCCGGGCGGAAGTGAGCCTGCCGACGGGCGCCTCTCTGGAACTCCTCGTTTGTCACCCATGA
- a CDS encoding BNR-4 repeat-containing protein codes for MKIRIQRLFAALLAFAFLPSALLCAVEPAAPKRAKWKGTFEIKQEPLGNNVSSTCRRQFGAGLYDAAVNKTFVCWSGPGMSVWINDYDHGTGKWSAGREVCHLEYKTQWAYHDYPVMRLAPDGRLVIYFCEHGNKLFQVKAPVAHSLDGDWAKTTASEDHTTYPMPVVADGVIYVFYSKNEDRNWPHRSYRYIKSADSGATWSAPATVIDSEKKEPMKFDEVYGFGVCLNPDDGRVGITWTMAGSKAHNAASRDLYFAFFNTRTGNMENAGRRELGPSVLFDEFAACLVVKTQGDPDAPDRRLRYPILRPQPSYIGKAGAPVVAFGTYKPGTGDLVCFMRWDGDAWKVQATLAEGRSFYDLEKLGPSEFRMFIRKDSKKLLVLRSTDGGRTWKESAAAPIDFAAKFNRVPEIQFIEDGRPPVIGILGTAYSDKKTPGGYNYDGIFNIHAVMEK; via the coding sequence ATGAAAATCCGCATCCAAAGATTATTCGCCGCATTGCTGGCATTTGCGTTTCTGCCCTCCGCGTTGCTCTGCGCTGTCGAGCCGGCCGCGCCGAAGCGCGCAAAATGGAAAGGCACTTTTGAAATAAAACAGGAACCGCTCGGCAACAACGTCAGCAGCACCTGCCGGCGCCAGTTCGGCGCGGGCTTGTATGATGCCGCCGTGAACAAAACTTTCGTCTGCTGGAGCGGCCCCGGCATGAGCGTCTGGATAAACGACTACGACCACGGCACCGGCAAATGGAGCGCGGGCCGGGAAGTCTGCCACCTCGAATACAAAACGCAGTGGGCCTACCACGATTACCCCGTCATGCGCCTCGCTCCGGACGGGCGGCTGGTGATTTATTTTTGCGAGCACGGCAACAAACTTTTCCAGGTGAAGGCGCCCGTCGCCCATTCGCTCGACGGCGACTGGGCAAAGACAACTGCAAGCGAGGACCACACGACTTACCCGATGCCGGTTGTCGCCGATGGCGTCATTTATGTTTTCTATTCAAAAAACGAGGACCGCAACTGGCCGCACCGCTCGTATCGTTATATTAAATCCGCCGACAGCGGTGCGACCTGGTCGGCACCGGCGACGGTCATTGATTCCGAAAAAAAGGAGCCGATGAAATTCGACGAGGTTTATGGCTTCGGCGTTTGCCTCAATCCCGACGACGGCCGCGTCGGCATCACATGGACGATGGCCGGCAGCAAGGCGCACAACGCCGCTTCGCGCGACTTGTATTTCGCGTTTTTCAACACCCGCACCGGCAACATGGAAAACGCCGGCAGGCGCGAACTCGGCCCGTCCGTTCTTTTCGATGAATTTGCCGCCTGCCTTGTCGTAAAAACACAGGGCGATCCCGACGCTCCCGACCGCAGGTTGCGTTATCCCATTCTCCGCCCGCAGCCCTCGTATATCGGCAAAGCCGGCGCGCCCGTCGTCGCCTTCGGCACCTACAAACCCGGCACCGGCGACTTGGTTTGCTTCATGCGCTGGGATGGCGATGCGTGGAAAGTCCAGGCAACGCTGGCGGAGGGAAGAAGCTTTTATGATTTGGAAAAACTCGGCCCGTCCGAATTTCGGATGTTCATCCGCAAGGACAGCAAAAAACTGCTGGTTCTCCGCAGCACCGACGGCGGCCGCACATGGAAGGAAAGCGCGGCGGCTCCGATAGATTTCGCCGCAAAATTCAACCGGGTTCCCGAAATACAATTCATCGAGGACGGCCGCCCGCCGGTCATCGGCATTCTCGGCACCGCTTACTCTGACAAGAAAACGCCCGGCGGTTACAACTACGACGGCATTTTTAACATTCACGCCGTCATGGAAAAATAA